One window of the Pyrus communis chromosome 17, drPyrComm1.1, whole genome shotgun sequence genome contains the following:
- the LOC137723312 gene encoding protein neprosin yields MGTTTTLGGRNKKEKHLSPVLLLKHFFLISIFFQNFSLSVEAAYSGKLKYTRHNKQVSSLRLERIEKHLNKINKPAVMTIQSPDGDIIDCVHKRKQPALDHPLLKNHKIQRKAPERPKAVVTKKMKQNNDDELDGIKDNNNVINATANQGGGGVIKGAWVLQQMWHRNGTRCPRGTVPIRRSTMDDVLRAKSLFDFGKKQHHTSFNINNKNITADLASRRVDAPDVVSGNGHEHAIAYTGTSQELYGARATINVWTPSIEQVNEFSLSQIWVLSGSFDGTDLNSIEAGWQVSPELYGDSRPRLFTYWTTDSYQATGCYNLLCSGFIQTNSRIAIGASISPISSYASNQYDVTILIWKDPKLGNWWMGFGDNTLVGYWPAELFTHLADKATMVEWGGEIVNSRANGEHTATQMGSGHFAEDGFGKASYFRNLEIVDSDNSLSSVRDVSTLAENTNCYDIKSSYNNEWGTHFYYGGPGRNAQCP; encoded by the exons ATGGGGACTACTACTACTCTTGGTGGAAGGAACAAGAAAGAAAAGCACTTGTCACCTGTTCTTCTTCTGAAGCACTTTTTTCTCATCAGCatatttttccaaaatttttcACTTTCTGTGGAAGCTGCTTATTCTGGAAAGCTGAAATACACAAGGCATAATAAGCAAGTTAGCAGCTTGAGACTGGAAAGGATCGAGAAGCACTTGAACAAGATCAACAAGCCAGCTGTTATGACCATTCAA AGTCCAGATGGAGATATCATAGATTGCGTTCATAAAAGAAAACAGCCAGCTTTGGATCACCCTCTTTTAAAGAATCACAAGATCCAG AGGAAGGCACCAGAAAGGCCAAAAGCAGTAGTaacaaagaagatgaagcaaaataatgacGACGAATTGGATGGGATTAAGgataataataatgtgattaatgCCACTGCTAatcaaggaggaggaggagtgaTTAAGGGTGCATGGGTACTGCAGCAAATGTGGCATAGAAATGGGACAAGATGTCCGAGAGGAACGGTTCCTATACGGCGGAGCACAATGGATGATGTGCTGAGGGCCAAGTCTTTGTTTGACTTTGGGAAGAAACAGCATCATACCAgttttaatattaataataagaatattaCTGCTGATCTTGCTTCCAGGCGAGTCGATGCCCCCGATGTGGTCAGTGGGAATGGCCATGAG CATGCAATCGCGTACACTGGAACATCCCAAGAGTTATATGGCGCTAGGGCTACAATCAATGTTTGGACCCCTTCGATCGAACAGGTAAACGAGTTCAGTCTCTCACAGATTTGGGTTCTTTCCGGGTCGTTCGACGGCACAGATCTCAACAGCATAGAAGCTGGATGGCAG GTCAGTCCGGAGCTCTATGGTGACAGCAGACCTAGATTGTTCACTTACTGGACG acaGATTCATATCAAGCAACTGGGTGCTACAATCTTCTGTGTTCCGGATTTATCCAAACAAACAGCAGGATAGCTATTGGAGCTTCCATTTCCCCAATCTCATCCTATGCCAGCAACCAATACGATGTCACTATTCTTATATGGAAG GATCCAAAGCTAGGAAATTGGTGGATGGGATTTGGGGACAATACCCTGGTAGGGTACTGGCCAGCAGAGCTATTTACACACTTGGCGGACAAGGCAACTATGGTGGAATGGGGCGGCGAGATTGTGAACTCGAGGGCCAACGGCGAGCATACCGCCACCCAAATGGGTTCGGGTCATTTCGCTGAAGACGGGTTTGGGAAAGCAAGCTATTTTCGAAACCTAGAGATTGTGGACTCGGACAACAGCCTCAGCTCGGTCCGGGATGTGTCAACATTGGCTGAAAATACCAATTGCTACGACATCAAGAGCTCCTACAACAATGAATGGGGCACTCACTTCTACTATGGTGGCCCTGGGAGAAATGCACAATGCCCATGA